From Pseudomonas fluorescens, one genomic window encodes:
- the thrC gene encoding threonine synthase, producing the protein MRYVSTRSSAISADFEQVVLSAIAADGGLFVPVELPRFSPQEIANWSTLAYDELAWRVISRFVGEAIPEGDLRELLKAACSSFSHRSVAPLHQVDRNEWVLELFHGPTRSSKDFAAQLQAQLVQYFLRKRQRRALVLGATNGDTGLAAIEAFKDCEDAELVLVYPQTGIAPQQWQQLQAVDQQRVHRLALNGSFDQCQTLVTEVFRDWPCAEYEAVSFNSSNWVSVLAHLVFYFHAVLQLGGGQRPIGFSVPAASFAQVYAGYIAEKMGLPITQMIVATNRNDALHQLFLKNHYSRGQANSTLSPAMDLSIFSNLERFLWELYGHDGDAVRALMERFEVTGEMSMANECWLQARMIIDSYSVSDAETVEEITSLHRDTGYVIDPHTATGVLAARLYRRSLVAPMVTLGEIAPGKSARLLAELGIAVAPVGDDELQPCGSRLSGIEADDLAAIRQRLQALQKEAT; encoded by the coding sequence ATGCGTTATGTGAGTACCCGCAGTTCTGCAATCAGCGCCGATTTCGAACAGGTGGTGTTGTCCGCCATCGCCGCCGACGGCGGTTTGTTTGTGCCGGTCGAGCTGCCGCGTTTCAGCCCGCAGGAGATCGCCAACTGGTCGACCCTGGCCTATGACGAACTGGCCTGGCGGGTGATCAGCCGGTTTGTCGGCGAAGCGATTCCCGAGGGCGATTTGCGCGAGCTGCTCAAGGCCGCCTGCAGCTCTTTCAGCCACCGTTCGGTGGCGCCGTTGCATCAGGTCGACCGTAATGAGTGGGTGCTGGAACTGTTCCATGGCCCGACCCGGTCTTCCAAGGATTTTGCCGCTCAGTTGCAAGCGCAACTGGTGCAGTACTTTTTGCGCAAACGCCAGCGTCGCGCCCTGGTGCTCGGCGCTACCAATGGCGATACCGGGCTGGCGGCGATCGAGGCGTTCAAGGATTGTGAGGACGCCGAGCTGGTGCTGGTCTATCCGCAGACGGGCATCGCGCCGCAGCAGTGGCAGCAGTTGCAGGCGGTGGATCAGCAGCGGGTGCATCGCCTGGCGCTCAATGGCAGCTTCGACCAGTGCCAGACCCTGGTCACCGAAGTGTTCCGAGACTGGCCGTGCGCCGAGTATGAGGCGGTCAGTTTCAACTCGAGCAACTGGGTCAGCGTGCTGGCGCACCTGGTGTTCTATTTCCACGCGGTGTTGCAGTTGGGGGGAGGGCAGCGCCCCATTGGTTTCAGCGTGCCGGCAGCGAGTTTCGCCCAGGTGTATGCCGGCTATATCGCCGAGAAGATGGGCTTGCCGATCACTCAGATGATCGTCGCGACCAATCGCAATGACGCCCTGCATCAGCTGTTCCTGAAGAATCACTACTCTCGCGGGCAGGCCAACAGCACCTTGTCGCCGGCCATGGACCTGTCGATCTTCTCCAACCTCGAACGGTTCCTCTGGGAGCTGTATGGGCATGACGGCGATGCGGTGCGGGCGCTGATGGAGCGCTTCGAGGTCACGGGCGAGATGAGCATGGCCAACGAGTGCTGGTTGCAGGCGCGGATGATCATCGATTCCTACTCGGTGAGCGATGCCGAGACGGTTGAGGAAATCACTTCGCTGCACCGTGACACCGGCTATGTGATCGACCCGCACACCGCCACCGGGGTGCTTGCGGCACGCTTGTATCGGCGCAGCCTGGTGGCGCCGATGGTGACCCTGGGCGAGATTGCGCCCGGCAAGTCGGCGCGGTTGTTGGCCGAATTGGGGATTGCTGTTGCACCGGTCGGGGATGATGAGCTGCAGCCATGCGGGTCGCGGCTGTCTGGCATCGAAGCCGATGATTTGGCGGCGATTCGGCAACGTTTGCAGGCACTGCAAAAGGAGGCGACATGA
- a CDS encoding LysR substrate-binding domain-containing protein, with product MKQKPLPPLNWLRAFEVSARNLNFTHAADELFLTQGAVSQQIRQLESHLGVALFKRLARGLALTEEGQSYLPVVQDAITRLAVGTNEIFGQHQRRPIKVRGSLSFFVHWLAPKLVSFQQAHPQVDIRYISNIWVKELDGEDDMEIRWGHGQWPGLVAQRLTWDSLVPVCSPALMARSPIKEPSDVAQHRLLHVLGYEEGWGYWANMVGAQGVDPSSGMQFDTLISTLRMAELGQGIALARSSMVVELLREGRLVEPFQQRIEASESFYLVRGAGADQHPDAVMFATWLVEQAHRFK from the coding sequence ATGAAGCAAAAACCGCTCCCCCCACTCAACTGGCTACGCGCCTTCGAGGTCTCGGCCCGCAACCTCAACTTCACCCACGCCGCCGACGAGCTGTTCCTGACCCAGGGCGCGGTCAGCCAGCAGATCCGCCAGCTGGAAAGCCACCTCGGCGTGGCGCTGTTCAAGCGCCTGGCCCGGGGCCTGGCGCTGACCGAGGAAGGCCAGTCCTACCTGCCGGTGGTACAGGACGCGATCACCCGGCTGGCGGTGGGCACCAACGAGATTTTCGGCCAGCACCAGCGGCGGCCGATCAAGGTGCGCGGCAGTTTGTCGTTCTTCGTGCACTGGCTGGCGCCGAAGCTGGTGAGCTTCCAGCAGGCCCATCCGCAGGTGGATATCCGCTACATCAGCAATATCTGGGTCAAGGAGCTGGACGGCGAAGACGACATGGAAATTCGCTGGGGTCATGGACAGTGGCCCGGGCTGGTCGCGCAGCGCCTGACCTGGGACAGCCTGGTGCCGGTCTGCTCGCCGGCGCTGATGGCCCGCTCGCCGATCAAGGAGCCCAGCGATGTGGCCCAGCATCGGCTGCTGCACGTGTTGGGTTATGAAGAGGGCTGGGGCTACTGGGCAAATATGGTCGGTGCCCAGGGTGTCGACCCCTCAAGCGGCATGCAGTTCGACACCCTGATTTCCACCTTGCGCATGGCCGAGCTGGGGCAGGGGATTGCCCTGGCGCGTTCGTCGATGGTGGTCGAGTTGCTGCGCGAAGGGCGGCTGGTCGAGCCGTTCCAGCAGCGCATCGAGGCCAGCGAATCGTTTTACCTGGTGCGCGGGGCTGGCGCCGACCAGCACCCCGACGCCGTGATGTTTGCCACCTGGTTGGTCGAACAGGCCCACCGCTTCAAATAA
- a CDS encoding amino acid permease, translated as MSRQEQQLNPRSGFKQEMQTRHIVMLALGGVIGTGLFLTSGYTVNQAGPMGAVIAYIIGALMVYMVMMCLGELAVQMPETGSFSTYATRFLGPGTGYTVAWLYWLTWTVAIGSEFTAAGILMTRWFPDTPVWIWSAMFAGVVFLTNVISVRLFAETEFWLSLIKVVTVIVFLMIGGGAILGLLNIEQAHSIGLGNFTREGLFPTGFMPIAMTLLAVAFAFSGTELIGIAAGETKDPQRNVPRAIRTTVLRLAIFFVGTIFVLATLLPREQAGLVESPFVTVFTYIGIPYSADIMNFVIITALLSAANSGLYAASRMLWTLSDQGHLPKQFSALTRMGTPLNAIIVSMAGGAASLLSSVFAADTIYLALVSISGLAVVVVWMSIAASQIAFRRHYVANGGDINDLKFRVRGYPWVPLGALVCCSLACVGIAFDPEQRVALYFGLPFIAWCYFVYYITRKSRERRLSLAPVV; from the coding sequence ATGTCCAGACAAGAACAACAACTCAATCCGCGTTCCGGATTCAAACAGGAAATGCAGACCCGGCATATTGTCATGCTCGCCCTCGGCGGCGTGATCGGCACCGGGCTGTTCCTCACCTCCGGCTACACCGTCAACCAGGCCGGGCCGATGGGCGCGGTGATCGCCTACATCATCGGCGCGCTGATGGTGTACATGGTGATGATGTGCCTCGGCGAACTGGCGGTGCAGATGCCCGAGACCGGTTCCTTCAGCACCTACGCCACCCGCTTTCTCGGCCCTGGCACCGGCTACACCGTGGCCTGGTTGTACTGGCTGACCTGGACCGTGGCCATCGGCTCGGAATTCACCGCCGCCGGGATCCTCATGACCCGCTGGTTCCCCGACACCCCGGTGTGGATCTGGAGCGCGATGTTTGCCGGCGTGGTGTTCCTCACCAACGTGATCTCGGTTCGACTGTTTGCCGAGACCGAGTTCTGGTTGTCGCTGATTAAGGTGGTGACGGTGATCGTGTTCCTGATGATCGGCGGCGGGGCGATTCTCGGCTTGTTGAACATCGAACAGGCGCACAGCATCGGCCTCGGCAACTTCACCCGCGAAGGGCTGTTCCCCACCGGCTTCATGCCGATCGCCATGACCCTGCTGGCGGTGGCCTTTGCCTTCTCCGGCACCGAACTGATCGGCATTGCCGCCGGTGAAACCAAGGACCCGCAACGCAACGTGCCCCGGGCGATCCGCACCACGGTGCTGCGCCTGGCGATCTTCTTTGTCGGCACTATCTTCGTCCTGGCGACCCTGTTGCCTCGCGAGCAGGCCGGTCTGGTGGAGAGTCCGTTCGTCACGGTGTTCACCTATATCGGCATCCCGTACTCAGCGGACATCATGAACTTCGTGATCATCACCGCGCTGTTGTCGGCGGCCAACTCCGGTCTCTATGCGGCCTCGCGGATGCTCTGGACCCTCAGCGATCAGGGGCACTTGCCCAAGCAGTTCTCGGCCCTGACCCGCATGGGTACACCGCTGAACGCGATCATTGTCAGCATGGCCGGTGGTGCCGCGTCCTTGCTCAGCAGCGTGTTCGCCGCCGACACCATCTACCTGGCGCTGGTGTCGATTTCCGGCCTCGCGGTGGTCGTGGTGTGGATGAGCATCGCCGCCAGCCAGATCGCCTTCCGCCGGCACTACGTGGCCAACGGCGGTGACATCAACGACCTGAAGTTCCGCGTCCGTGGTTATCCATGGGTGCCGCTGGGCGCGTTGGTGTGCTGCAGCCTGGCTTGCGTCGGCATCGCCTTCGACCCCGAGCAGCGCGTCGCCCTGTACTTCGGCTTGCCTTTCATCGCCTGGTGCTACTTCGTGTATTACATTACCCGCAAAAGCCGCGAGCGCCGCTTGTCCCTGGCCCCGGTGGTGTAA
- a CDS encoding cystathionine gamma-synthase family protein: MNKKTDSAGLPNAGAGTRVVWGGEQVRHPYNATQTPIVASAAYGYDDIDHWYDVALGKEPGFIYSRMSNPTVEVLEAKICELEQAASAVAFSTGMAAISSVLYTFLMHGDRVVSTRDSYGGTNKIFEEFLPRMGVAVTLCETFDHEQIEAEIAKGCKVLYLETPTNPTLKILDIQRLVTAAKRVGALVVADNTFATPLNQNPLALGVDVVIHSATKFLSGHGDVLGGLVCGSEALMAEVRHYREINGAALDPFSAFMIIRGMKTLVLRMRQQQHSARALADFLCTEPLVESVNYPGLASHPNHTIACAQMRGFGAIVSFVLVGGMDTVKLLLPRLRYAHCAGNLGAVETIYGPARTTSHVENTLEERQALGISEGLVRVSVGIEDTDDLLEDLQQAFAFVRRSREPQASAVTRSAVQQPCPETAG; this comes from the coding sequence ATGAATAAAAAAACTGACAGCGCAGGGCTGCCGAATGCCGGTGCGGGGACTCGGGTGGTGTGGGGTGGCGAGCAGGTGCGCCATCCGTATAACGCGACGCAGACGCCGATCGTTGCCAGTGCGGCCTACGGCTACGACGACATCGATCACTGGTACGACGTGGCGCTGGGCAAGGAGCCCGGCTTTATCTACAGCCGTATGAGCAATCCGACAGTCGAAGTGCTGGAAGCGAAGATTTGCGAGCTGGAACAGGCTGCGTCGGCGGTGGCGTTCAGCACCGGCATGGCAGCGATCAGCAGCGTGCTTTACACCTTTCTGATGCATGGCGACCGGGTGGTTTCGACCCGCGACAGCTACGGCGGCACCAATAAAATTTTCGAGGAGTTCCTGCCGCGCATGGGCGTGGCGGTGACCTTGTGCGAGACCTTCGATCACGAGCAGATCGAGGCCGAGATCGCCAAGGGTTGCAAGGTGCTGTACCTGGAAACTCCGACCAACCCGACCCTGAAGATTCTCGACATCCAGCGTCTGGTGACGGCGGCCAAGCGCGTCGGCGCGCTGGTGGTGGCGGACAATACCTTCGCCACACCACTGAACCAGAACCCGCTGGCGCTCGGCGTGGACGTGGTGATTCACAGCGCGACCAAATTCCTCAGCGGTCACGGCGACGTGTTGGGTGGTCTGGTCTGCGGCAGCGAAGCCTTGATGGCCGAGGTGCGGCACTACCGGGAAATCAACGGCGCGGCCCTCGATCCGTTCTCGGCGTTCATGATTATTCGCGGGATGAAAACCCTGGTGCTGCGCATGCGTCAGCAGCAGCACAGCGCGCGCGCCCTGGCGGATTTCCTGTGCACCGAGCCGCTGGTGGAATCGGTGAATTATCCGGGGCTGGCGAGCCATCCGAACCATACGATTGCCTGCGCGCAGATGCGCGGTTTCGGCGCCATCGTCAGCTTTGTGCTGGTGGGGGGCATGGACACGGTCAAGCTGCTGCTGCCGCGTCTGCGTTATGCCCACTGTGCGGGCAATCTCGGTGCGGTGGAAACCATCTACGGCCCGGCGCGCACCACCAGTCACGTCGAGAACACCCTGGAGGAGCGTCAGGCCCTGGGGATTTCCGAAGGGTTGGTGCGGGTCTCGGTTGGCATCGAAGACACCGACGACCTGCTCGAAGACCTGCAACAAGCCTTTGCTTTTGTCCGCCGCTCGCGCGAACCGCAAGCCTCGGCCGTCACCCGGTCCGCCGTCCAGCAGCCTTGCCCCGAGACCGCAGGCTGA
- a CDS encoding sigma-70 family RNA polymerase sigma factor codes for MVSNDSPATADLGLLYRTHHSWLHGWLSRRTGCREHAADLAQDTFVRLLKSRQTSPLREPRAYLSSIARGLMIDQYRRRELERAYLESVALLPRQDVPCEESRILILDALERIDRMLDALKPRVRQAFLLAQLEGLSCAQIATQLGVSVSTVERDLAKALQHCYRLRYVDA; via the coding sequence ATGGTCAGCAACGATTCCCCCGCTACTGCAGACCTCGGGTTGCTCTACCGCACCCACCATTCGTGGCTGCACGGTTGGCTGAGCCGGCGCACCGGATGCCGCGAGCACGCGGCGGATCTGGCGCAGGACACCTTTGTCCGCCTGCTCAAATCCCGCCAGACAAGCCCTCTGCGTGAGCCCCGTGCCTACCTGAGCAGCATTGCCCGCGGACTGATGATCGACCAGTACCGCCGACGCGAACTCGAACGGGCCTACCTCGAAAGCGTCGCGCTGCTGCCGCGCCAGGACGTCCCTTGCGAAGAAAGCCGAATACTGATCCTCGATGCCCTGGAGCGTATCGACCGCATGCTCGACGCCCTCAAGCCACGGGTTCGCCAGGCCTTCCTGCTGGCCCAGCTTGAGGGCCTGAGCTGCGCGCAAATCGCTACACAACTCGGTGTTTCCGTCTCGACGGTGGAACGCGACCTGGCCAAGGCCCTGCAACACTGTTATCGCCTGCGCTATGTCGATGCGTGA
- a CDS encoding FecR domain-containing protein produces the protein MSMREPQTLDPALVDQAIDWLVRLRFNQADEQTQGDFQHWLQQRPEHQLAWQRVASLGDDFAGIPAQLARQTLDSSHRGMGRREGLKLLALFATVGGAAWFGRDYTPLPAMLAEQRSDTGEQRRFQLDDGSQIQLNSDSAIDSDFTPQRRLIILRRGELIVDVGADQHAAHPRPLWVQTRDGLIRAQGSRLLARERDDGTLLAVQGGAATVFPGSGQPPVQATHQLLFTANGPRDLKDNGLDPWGWSDGVISARNMRLADFVAELSRYRPGVLRCADEVAERRVSGTFQLADNDQVLTLVAQSLRLQIDYRTRYWVTLTAPS, from the coding sequence ATGTCGATGCGTGAGCCACAAACGCTAGACCCCGCGCTGGTCGACCAGGCCATCGACTGGCTGGTGCGCCTGCGATTCAACCAGGCCGATGAGCAAACCCAGGGCGACTTCCAGCACTGGCTGCAACAACGCCCGGAACATCAACTGGCGTGGCAGCGCGTGGCATCCCTCGGCGATGACTTCGCCGGCATCCCCGCGCAATTGGCCCGGCAAACCCTCGATAGCAGCCACCGGGGCATGGGTCGCCGCGAAGGTCTGAAACTGCTGGCGCTGTTCGCCACGGTTGGCGGTGCGGCCTGGTTCGGCCGCGATTACACCCCCCTGCCCGCCATGCTGGCCGAGCAGCGCAGCGACACCGGCGAACAAAGGCGCTTCCAGCTCGATGACGGCAGCCAGATCCAGCTCAACAGCGACAGCGCCATCGACAGCGATTTCACCCCACAACGCCGCCTGATCATTCTGCGCCGTGGTGAACTCATCGTGGACGTCGGCGCTGATCAACACGCGGCGCACCCCCGCCCTTTGTGGGTGCAAACCCGCGACGGGCTGATTCGCGCCCAGGGCAGCCGCTTGCTGGCCCGCGAGCGTGACGATGGCACCCTGCTCGCGGTTCAGGGCGGCGCCGCGACGGTATTTCCCGGGTCGGGTCAGCCCCCCGTCCAGGCCACCCATCAACTGCTATTCACCGCAAACGGCCCCCGTGACTTGAAGGATAACGGCCTCGACCCTTGGGGCTGGAGCGACGGCGTGATCAGCGCACGCAATATGCGCCTGGCGGATTTCGTTGCCGAACTGTCGCGCTACCGCCCCGGCGTCCTGCGCTGCGCCGACGAGGTGGCCGAGCGCCGCGTATCCGGCACCTTCCAACTGGCCGACAACGACCAGGTACTGACCCTGGTCGCGCAATCCCTGCGCTTGCAGATCGATTACCGGACCCGCTACTGGGTGACATTGACCGCCCCCAGCTGA
- a CDS encoding TonB-dependent siderophore receptor — MRLSPVPQRHPLSRALQAAILGLFVGSYMLPSLAQPSSAGHSRQVQQWNIAPGPLAPALDRFAREAGISLSYDAASVANRTTQGVNGGLDTSAALSSLLQGSELQFEQQGPNAYLLTPRPATAGPLELDATDVEDYRLAPVIINAKVRSGADDDDQSVVAKELWVGGKVATSILNTPASVSVVTNKEMQQRSVSTTEEALQYTPGVVSDFYGSDDRNDYFQIRGFQATTYRDGLTLSSMRGVREDPFAYERIEILRGANSTLFGPADPGGSVNFVTKQPRFEQFGQGYVTYGSFNHVETGIDVGDALNDEKTVAGRFTAKGQNSDREYDHSQDDNQLFMGGLTWAPTDYTSATLVLDYLKTQSSPNSGGYPLDKEYDRSDFFGEPSYNFHDVERTNLSGNVTHDFDNGFVLRSNMRYSTLTDDFGYVYLSDSPTRVGTTVDRYLFGTDSEADQFNGNLMLQYDARFENIDSSSLVGVEYLDSSTKESSFYALTAPIDIANPVFTGVSRDLTPYAVNKRDATTKAVFLQQNLSFYERFIVTGGMRNDSMDLTSKGLQSKEKDNFSETSYRGALTYIVNDEVSTYVSMVESVSPPQVGVTPQTGRQYEVGVKYSPMSTDALFSAAVYDLTQENVTIAVVLPSGIIEQQTVGESRVRGLDLEAKAQITQDLSLIGGYSYMESEVLRGTLYDGSSLKGNEFTTAPKHSASLWSYYDVPGTDVSVGLGARYVGAYYMNAENTSKSNGTTLFDAAFNYQIAKGTDLAVNVSNLLDEQHVVGSGTANYYNPGREITAKVSYNW, encoded by the coding sequence ATGCGTTTGTCCCCGGTTCCACAGCGCCATCCATTGAGTCGAGCCCTGCAGGCGGCGATCCTCGGTCTGTTCGTCGGCAGCTACATGCTGCCGTCACTGGCGCAACCTTCGAGCGCCGGGCACAGCCGCCAGGTCCAACAGTGGAACATCGCGCCCGGCCCACTGGCGCCGGCGCTTGACCGCTTTGCCCGCGAGGCCGGCATCAGCCTGTCCTACGATGCGGCGAGCGTGGCCAACCGCACCACTCAAGGGGTCAACGGCGGCCTCGACACCTCGGCCGCCCTGTCCTCGTTGCTGCAGGGCAGCGAATTGCAGTTCGAGCAGCAAGGCCCGAACGCCTACCTGCTGACCCCGCGCCCCGCCACTGCCGGCCCGCTGGAACTGGACGCCACCGACGTCGAGGACTACCGCCTCGCGCCCGTGATCATCAACGCCAAGGTCCGCTCCGGCGCCGATGACGACGACCAATCGGTGGTCGCCAAGGAGCTCTGGGTCGGCGGCAAAGTCGCCACCAGCATCCTCAACACCCCCGCCTCGGTGTCGGTGGTGACCAACAAGGAAATGCAGCAGCGCAGCGTCAGCACCACCGAAGAGGCGCTGCAATACACCCCCGGCGTGGTCAGCGACTTCTACGGTTCGGACGATCGCAACGACTACTTCCAGATTCGCGGCTTCCAGGCCACCACCTACCGTGACGGCCTGACCCTGAGCTCGATGCGCGGCGTCCGCGAAGACCCGTTCGCCTACGAGCGCATCGAAATTCTGCGGGGCGCCAACTCCACTTTGTTTGGCCCGGCCGATCCCGGCGGCTCGGTGAACTTCGTCACCAAGCAGCCGCGCTTCGAGCAGTTTGGCCAAGGCTATGTGACCTACGGTTCCTTCAACCATGTCGAGACCGGCATCGATGTCGGCGACGCCCTGAACGACGAGAAAACCGTGGCCGGGCGCTTTACCGCCAAAGGCCAGAACAGCGACCGCGAGTACGACCACTCCCAGGACGACAACCAGTTGTTCATGGGCGGCCTGACCTGGGCGCCGACCGATTACACCTCGGCAACCCTGGTCCTCGACTACCTGAAAACCCAGAGCTCGCCCAACAGCGGTGGCTACCCGCTGGACAAGGAATACGACCGCAGCGATTTCTTCGGCGAGCCCAGCTACAACTTCCACGATGTAGAACGCACCAACCTCAGCGGCAACGTCACCCACGACTTCGACAACGGCTTCGTGCTGCGCAGCAACATGCGCTACAGCACCCTGACCGATGATTTCGGCTACGTGTACCTGAGCGATAGCCCGACGCGTGTCGGCACCACGGTTGACCGTTATCTGTTCGGAACGGACAGCGAAGCCGACCAGTTCAACGGCAACCTGATGCTGCAATACGATGCCCGCTTCGAAAACATCGACAGCAGCAGCCTGGTGGGCGTCGAGTACCTCGATTCGTCGACCAAAGAAAGCTCGTTCTACGCCCTCACCGCCCCGATCGACATCGCCAACCCGGTGTTCACCGGGGTTTCACGGGATCTCACGCCCTATGCCGTGAACAAGCGCGACGCGACCACCAAGGCGGTATTCCTGCAGCAGAACCTGTCGTTCTACGAGCGTTTCATCGTCACCGGCGGCATGCGCAACGACTCCATGGACCTGACCAGCAAGGGTCTGCAATCCAAGGAAAAAGACAACTTCTCGGAAACCTCCTACCGCGGTGCGCTGACCTACATCGTCAACGATGAAGTCTCGACCTACGTCAGCATGGTCGAATCCGTCTCCCCACCCCAGGTCGGCGTCACCCCACAGACCGGCCGTCAATACGAAGTCGGCGTGAAATACTCGCCGATGAGCACGGACGCCCTGTTCTCCGCCGCCGTCTACGACCTGACCCAGGAAAACGTCACCATCGCCGTGGTCCTGCCCAGCGGCATCATCGAACAGCAAACCGTCGGCGAATCCCGCGTCCGCGGCCTCGACCTCGAAGCCAAGGCGCAAATCACCCAGGACCTCAGCCTGATCGGCGGCTACTCCTACATGGAATCCGAAGTCCTGCGCGGCACCCTGTACGACGGCAGCTCCCTTAAAGGCAACGAATTCACCACCGCACCCAAGCACTCGGCTTCGCTGTGGAGCTACTACGACGTGCCGGGCACTGACGTCAGTGTTGGCCTGGGGGCGCGTTATGTTGGGGCTTATTACATGAATGCGGAGAACACCAGCAAGAGTAATGGGACTACCCTTTTTGATGCTGCCTTTAATTATCAGATTGCCAAGGGGACTGACCTGGCGGTGAACGTGAGTAATTTGCTGGATGAGCAGCATGTGGTGGGGTCGGGGACGGCGAACTACTACAACCCGGGGCGGGAGATTACGGCGAAGGTTAGTTATAACTGGTAG
- a CDS encoding DUF1543 domain-containing protein, whose product MLFVVMLGGKHPRAKIEVHDIAFVIADSLEEAYPQLKQHWFGSPTGLHIDAWMAIDGVEGWKLELSAVAPRPGSMGLYFINLGGYESRTFGEAHHYALIVAKDKREAARLGKRQILKHWAQPHTDGVLNVDDCLPIDAIDGRYVHLVEGAHNGIIQCNDYIVLS is encoded by the coding sequence ATGCTTTTTGTCGTAATGTTGGGCGGAAAACATCCAAGAGCCAAAATTGAAGTCCATGATATTGCCTTCGTAATAGCTGACAGCTTGGAGGAAGCGTACCCGCAACTTAAACAGCATTGGTTTGGATCCCCTACGGGCCTTCATATAGATGCATGGATGGCCATTGATGGGGTTGAAGGGTGGAAGTTGGAGCTGAGCGCTGTAGCTCCACGTCCGGGCTCTATGGGGCTGTACTTCATAAATTTGGGAGGTTATGAGAGTAGAACCTTTGGCGAAGCGCATCACTATGCGCTGATAGTTGCGAAAGATAAGCGGGAAGCGGCGAGGCTCGGTAAGCGTCAGATATTAAAGCACTGGGCCCAGCCCCATACTGATGGCGTGCTGAATGTGGACGACTGTTTGCCGATTGATGCCATAGACGGACGATATGTTCATCTGGTCGAGGGGGCACACAATGGCATTATTCAGTGCAATGACTACATCGTGTTGTCGTAA
- a CDS encoding L-lactate permease — MLALFHLSPVLLVTAMLVVLRRPPVHAALAGTLLVMVLWFAGAADAWRLGSMVAAAEDTAVLFASTAFVIVPGLLFVIFIERMGVNLALSQWVRSLGLGRGDQVVFIVLGLAPLLEAMTGFGVSLIATVPLLLSLFERRVALRIALTGMAIMPWGTLGLASVIGASLVHLDAPALASTSALTSAPVFFTLSAIALYLAGVRDAREWRALGAFWLLFVGVLYCASRWLGPEMAGVAAGLVTAAAVLSAGLWRLRRNDSERGAVQWPRQAWPYLVLIACIVALKVVWTITSWQDHWVVQGAQVTWKPLASPGLALVLVLIGLGFHTRNAQRQTALDVSMPAALLARAKRPLLTIFFFLAMSQMMVKAGFLAGLMQLLAGLSPIAATSLVAMFGGLSGYMTGSNVGGNAIFMPAIAMLPESSRLLLAAVQNSAAGHAALGSLSIVMLILGLAKTQAREEGELVRFGFMLVCLNTALVALGAALLSGWIG; from the coding sequence ATGCTCGCACTGTTCCATCTTTCCCCCGTCCTGTTGGTGACAGCCATGCTCGTCGTGCTGCGCCGGCCACCTGTTCACGCCGCCCTTGCAGGCACTCTATTGGTCATGGTGCTCTGGTTCGCCGGCGCTGCCGACGCGTGGCGCCTGGGCAGTATGGTGGCCGCCGCTGAAGATACGGCCGTGCTGTTTGCAAGTACGGCTTTCGTGATCGTTCCAGGTCTGCTTTTCGTGATTTTTATCGAGCGCATGGGCGTCAATCTGGCGCTTAGCCAATGGGTGCGGTCACTGGGGCTTGGACGCGGCGATCAAGTCGTGTTTATCGTCCTTGGACTGGCACCGTTGCTCGAAGCGATGACCGGCTTCGGCGTGTCGTTGATCGCTACGGTGCCTTTGCTGCTCAGTCTTTTCGAACGGCGGGTCGCGCTACGAATCGCACTGACCGGCATGGCAATCATGCCCTGGGGAACGCTGGGCCTGGCATCGGTCATTGGTGCTTCGTTGGTTCACCTGGACGCCCCCGCGCTGGCATCGACCTCGGCACTGACCAGCGCACCGGTTTTTTTCACCCTCAGTGCAATCGCGCTCTATCTTGCAGGCGTTCGTGACGCGCGGGAATGGAGGGCGTTGGGCGCTTTCTGGCTGCTGTTTGTGGGCGTGCTTTACTGTGCCAGTCGGTGGCTGGGCCCGGAAATGGCCGGCGTTGCCGCGGGCCTGGTGACGGCAGCCGCGGTACTCTCTGCCGGGCTGTGGCGCCTGCGCCGCAACGATAGCGAGCGCGGAGCGGTGCAATGGCCGCGTCAGGCATGGCCGTATCTGGTGCTGATTGCCTGCATCGTCGCGTTGAAAGTGGTGTGGACGATCACCTCCTGGCAGGATCACTGGGTTGTACAGGGCGCCCAGGTCACCTGGAAGCCACTCGCCTCACCTGGTCTGGCACTGGTTCTGGTGTTGATCGGGCTAGGATTTCACACGCGCAACGCACAACGCCAGACAGCACTCGACGTCAGCATGCCTGCTGCGCTGCTGGCGCGGGCGAAGCGGCCGTTGTTGACCATTTTCTTCTTTCTCGCGATGTCGCAGATGATGGTGAAGGCGGGCTTCCTCGCGGGTTTGATGCAACTGCTGGCAGGCCTGTCGCCCATCGCCGCGACGTCGCTGGTGGCCATGTTTGGCGGGCTGTCAGGCTACATGACCGGGTCGAATGTTGGCGGCAACGCGATCTTCATGCCGGCCATCGCGATGCTGCCCGAATCCTCTCGCCTATTGTTGGCTGCCGTCCAGAACAGCGCGGCAGGGCATGCAGCGCTGGGCTCGCTGTCGATTGTCATGCTGATCCTGGGACTGGCCAAAACCCAGGCCAGGGAGGAAGGCGAGCTGGTCAGGTTTGGCTTCATGCTGGTCTGTCTCAATACCGCGTTAGTCGCGTTGGGCGCAGCGTTGCTGAGTGGATGGATTGGATAG